A portion of the Microbulbifer agarilyticus genome contains these proteins:
- the ribBA gene encoding bifunctional 3,4-dihydroxy-2-butanone-4-phosphate synthase/GTP cyclohydrolase II — translation MELNSVEELIDDIRQGKMVILMDDEDRENEGDLVIAAEQVRPEDVNFMATHARGLICLTLTGDRCEQLDLPLMSRDNGAQFSTNFTVSIEAAEGVTTGISAADRARTIRAAVARNAKPSDIVQPGHIFPIKAQPGGVLSRAGHTEAGCDLARLAGFEPAAAIVEIMNEDGTMARRPDLEKFAKQHNLKIGTIADLINYRALNEKTVECVNERRVHTEFGEFKLRTYLDKARRERHFAFSLGDFNPEEPTLVRVHVASTLRDVFSLRRGDEKYEPWTFRSALKKVKEEGKGVVVVICHNETTDEIEESIDWLISGKQQRPSQDLVYKQVGTGSQILRDLKVRKMRLMSAPFKFSAISGFDLEVEEYLNAEEI, via the coding sequence ATGGAACTGAATAGCGTTGAAGAACTGATCGACGATATCCGTCAGGGCAAAATGGTTATCCTGATGGACGACGAAGATCGCGAGAACGAGGGTGACCTCGTCATCGCCGCCGAACAGGTGCGCCCGGAAGACGTCAACTTTATGGCCACCCACGCCCGCGGCCTGATCTGCCTGACCTTGACCGGCGACCGCTGTGAGCAGCTCGACCTGCCGCTGATGTCCCGTGACAATGGCGCCCAGTTCAGCACCAACTTCACCGTCTCTATCGAAGCTGCCGAAGGCGTTACCACCGGTATCTCCGCCGCCGACCGCGCCCGCACCATCCGCGCAGCCGTTGCCCGCAACGCCAAGCCGTCCGATATCGTGCAGCCGGGCCACATCTTCCCGATCAAGGCCCAGCCCGGTGGTGTACTGAGCCGCGCCGGCCACACCGAAGCCGGTTGTGATCTGGCTCGCCTGGCCGGTTTCGAGCCCGCTGCCGCCATCGTCGAGATCATGAACGAAGACGGCACCATGGCCCGCCGCCCGGACTTGGAAAAATTCGCCAAGCAGCACAATCTCAAGATTGGCACCATCGCCGACCTGATTAACTACCGCGCCCTTAATGAAAAAACCGTTGAGTGCGTGAACGAGCGTCGTGTACACACCGAGTTCGGTGAATTCAAGCTGCGCACTTACCTCGACAAAGCGCGCCGCGAACGCCACTTCGCCTTCAGCCTCGGTGACTTCAATCCGGAAGAACCGACCCTGGTGCGTGTACATGTGGCCAGTACCCTGCGCGATGTATTTAGCCTGCGCCGCGGTGACGAAAAGTACGAACCCTGGACGTTCCGCAGTGCGCTGAAAAAGGTCAAGGAAGAGGGCAAGGGTGTCGTGGTGGTGATTTGCCACAACGAAACCACCGATGAGATTGAAGAGAGCATCGACTGGTTGATCAGCGGCAAGCAACAGCGCCCGAGCCAGGATCTGGTGTACAAGCAGGTAGGTACCGGCTCGCAAATTTTGCGCGATCTGAAAGTGCGCAAAATGCGTTTGATGAGTGCGCCGTTCAAGTTCAGCGCAATTTCCGGTTTTGACCTGGAAGTTGAAGAGTACCTGAACGCGGAAGAAATTTAG
- the ribE gene encoding 6,7-dimethyl-8-ribityllumazine synthase, translated as MSKIKVIEGDFVGSTGKYALLVSRWNSFVVESLKDGALDTLRRKGIKEEDITIYYAPGAFEFPLAAQKIAQSKKFDAVIALGAVIRGGTPHFEYVAGECTKGLAQVSMDTGIPVTFGVLTVDSIEQAIERSGTKAGNKGCEAAETALEMVSLLGKI; from the coding sequence ATGAGCAAGATCAAAGTTATCGAAGGGGATTTCGTAGGCAGCACCGGTAAGTACGCACTGCTGGTGAGCCGCTGGAACAGCTTCGTTGTGGAGAGCCTGAAAGACGGCGCGCTGGACACCCTGCGTCGCAAAGGCATCAAAGAAGAAGACATCACCATTTACTACGCCCCGGGTGCTTTCGAATTCCCGCTGGCCGCGCAAAAAATTGCCCAGAGCAAAAAATTTGACGCCGTCATTGCACTGGGTGCAGTGATCCGCGGCGGCACCCCGCACTTCGAATACGTAGCTGGTGAATGTACCAAAGGCCTGGCCCAGGTATCCATGGATACCGGCATCCCTGTGACCTTCGGTGTCCTCACCGTAGACTCTATCGAGCAGGCCATCGAACGCTCCGGCACCAAAGCCGGCAACAAAGGCTGTGAAGCCGCGGAAACCGCCCTCGAAATGGTTTCCCTGCTGGGCAAAATCTAA
- the nusB gene encoding transcription antitermination factor NusB, protein MTVTASARRKARHYAMQALYQWQMAGSNLNAIEAEFRTDNDMSKTDVPYFHELLHGVAKNLDEVEGIYTEYLDRDVEELDPVSRALLRMSTFELKNRIDVPYKVVINEAVALAKKFGPTDAFKFINGILDKVAVKERSVEVKADKG, encoded by the coding sequence ATGACCGTAACCGCATCTGCCCGCCGCAAGGCTCGCCACTACGCCATGCAGGCCCTGTATCAGTGGCAAATGGCTGGCTCTAACCTGAATGCCATCGAAGCCGAGTTTCGTACCGACAACGATATGAGCAAAACCGACGTGCCGTACTTTCACGAGTTGCTGCACGGCGTGGCGAAAAATCTCGACGAGGTTGAAGGTATCTACACCGAATACCTGGATCGCGACGTCGAAGAGCTCGACCCGGTGTCTCGCGCGCTGCTGCGCATGTCCACCTTCGAGCTGAAAAACCGTATCGACGTCCCCTATAAAGTCGTGATCAACGAAGCCGTTGCGCTGGCGAAAAAGTTCGGCCCTACCGATGCCTTCAAGTTTATTAACGGCATTCTCGACAAGGTTGCAGTGAAAGAGCGCAGCGTCGAAGTAAAAGCCGACAAAGGCTAA